The Polyangium mundeleinium genome contains the following window.
CAGCGGCGGCGGGGCCGAGGATATCAAACTTCTTCCGGTCGTGGTAAGGTCGCCTCGTGCGACCCCGGTGAGTCATGCGCGCGTCAGCCACGGAAAACCGAGCTTTACGAACCCACGGGAGCCGCGCGGCCCGCGCCCTCCTCTGCCTCCTCGCGCCCCTCGTGCTTGGCGCGGCTTCGCCTGACGAGGCCGCGCCCTCGCAGCCGGCCGAGCCTCTGCCCGAGCTCCCGCCGCCGCCCGAGCCCGTCGCGGCGCCTTCCGCGCCGGCCGGGAACCATTCCGCGCCGCGGGAGCGCTCGACGGTCGAGATGGCGCGGCTCGACGCGGGCGTCATGTACGTCCGGGGCCTGAAAATGCTGGGGCTCGGGACGCTCGCGCGGTACCAGGTCCTCGTCGGCTTCATCGACCTCGACGTCGTGCGTTTTCCGCACGAGCGGTTCGGCTTCGAGATTCACCTGAATGGCGGCCCCATCGGATTCGACGAGAATGCGCAGGTCGAGATCGGCCTCTCCGGCGCGGGTCTCGTCGCGCCGTTCCGCTGGAAGGGCCGGGCGCCTGGCTCGTTCGTCCTCGGCGTGGGCGGCACCTTCGAGTACGGCCGCCCGGTCTGGCTCGAACCGGGCTATCACGGTGCGCCGTTTGGCCTCGCGCGGTTCCGGATTTTTCCCACGGAGACCGTTGGCCTTCAAACGGCCTACCGCTTCGTCCCGATCACCACGAACGAGCTCGCGTTGCAGGAGCACGACGTGGAGCTCGGCGTGAGCACGGGTCTCTTGCAGGTGGGCGCGCGCGTGCGGGTCGACGAGGTGCGGGGCGGCGAGCCGACGCGGCTTTATCGATCGATCGGCGGGGGCGTCTTCGCCGGGCTCGTGGTGTTTTGATGACGACGCGCGCGCTTGGGATCGGGCTCCTCGCGCTCGCGGCGCTCGCCGGGTGCGAGGACGAGCCCGTGCGCTCGACCGACGTCTCGACCCTCGACATGCTCATTTCTCTGGACGCAACCGATAGCGGAGACGGCGCCACGGTGCGCGCCCGGATCTCCAGCCCGCTCGGTGGGTTGCGTTTGTCGGACGGAGACACTTTGCGGCTCCGCATGGGGGGAGAGCCCCTCGCGCTGCGCGAGATCGAGGAGGACGATCGCCCCGTCTACCTCGCCGAGGTCGCGGATTTGTCGGGGGATATCACGCTGGATCTGGAGCGCCGCGTGGACCGGAGCATCCTCGACCGTGTGCTCCCCGTGCCGCCGCCGATCGGGCTCACGGCGGCGCCGCTCCTCGGGGATTCTCCGCTGAAGCTCGCCTGGAATGCAGCGCCCGAGGGCAAACACGTGCTCGGCCTCGTCGTCGACGGGACGTGCATCAAGCCGCTGAGCCGCACATTGCCGAACGACGTGGGCCAATACGAGATCCTCCAGGCCGAGCTCGCGCCCTTGGATCCGGCGGCGCCTGGCCCGTGCCCGCTCCAGGTGACGCTCGCGCGGACTGCGACGTTCCAGGAGCCGATCGCCCCGCCGGCGACGCAAATCGGGCTTTATGCCTGGTTCGTGCTGAGCCGCACCGTCGACGTGAGCTGGACGCCTTGACGGCGGCGTTCAGCGATCGGCGACAATTTGTCGGAGGATGGGCGGAAAGTCCTCGGGCTTCACGCCCTCGGTCACGAGCGGCCGACTGTTCTGCGAGTTCCAGAAGAGCACGACTTTCCCCGCGAGGCGCGTGGCGTCGTCGAGCAGAGCGGCGAGGGTTTTTCCCGTATAGGTTGGTTCGAGCGCCATGCCTTCCGTCTCCGCGGCGAGCGTGATGGCGCGTTCTCCTTTTCGTGTCGGCGCACCATACCCGGCGCCGAGGTGGTTCGTCGAGAATCGCACACGGGCCCGGCCGAGGCGCACGTCCGGGAACGTCGGATCGAGCGAACGCGCGAAGGCCACGGTCTCCCGGGCCATCGCGAAAAACCGCGCCTCGCTCGACGTCTCGGGGCTCGACGTGCGCACGGCGACGACCTCGGTCCGGAGCCCTGACAGCTCGAGTCCGAGCGCGAGGCCAACCGCGCTGCCCATCGTGCCCATGGCGAGGTAGACACAATCGGGCAATGGGCAATGGCCGGCGCCGACCTGCTCGGCGAGTTCGAAGCCTGCATTGACGAACGCGAGGTTTCCGAGCGGCGAGGATCCGCCGGGTGGCACGAGGTATGGCGCGACGCCTTGGGCCGCCTTCGCGGCCCGCTTCGCCAGGGCCTCGGCCTCGGCGACGCCGCCCGTCACGACCCGGATCGTGGCCCCGGCGCGGCGCGCGGCGCGTAGGTTCGTCCGGACGTACGCGCTCGGCGTTTGCGGGGCGAGCAGCAGCGTGACCGCGAAGCCCTGCGCCGCGCCGTACAGGGCTGTGGCGACCGCCTGGTTCGACCCGAAAGCGCCGAACGTGACGATCTCGCGCGCGCCTTTCGCGCGGGCATCGGCCAGGAAAAACTCGAGCTTGCGTGTCTTGCCTCCGCCATAGGCCGCGCCGGCGAGATCGTCACGTTTGACGTAGAGCCCCGCGAGCGCGGCCTTTTCGCCGAGCTTCGCGGCGCGCGCGACGGGCGTCGGCAACAGGCCGAGCGGGAGGCGCGGCAGATGCGGCGCGAGCCCGGGATGGGCGCGGAACAGGGGCGGGACGTCATCGGCGGGCGCGGGCTCGGGTGCGGCAGCGGAAGCGGGCGCAGCGGATGCGGGCGCGAACGCGGCGGCGTCCGCGGGGGTGGGTGTCCGTTCCTCACACCCGGCGAGCGTGCTGAGCGCGAGGGCCGAGAAGGTACGTCGATCGAGCTTCATCCGTCGCCCTGGAACGCCCGTGATCGGGTTTTCCATTGCTGGCATGTGTTTTTCACGCAGACCGGCCTGGAGCAAGCAGGGGGGCGAGAGTCGCACAGGGGATGCGCGGACGGTCGTCTTTTCGCACTCTGCCTGGTCCCGATGTTCTCCCCGGGGATGGAGAGTCCAATGACCAAGCAACCCATGCGTGTGTGGCCGGCGGAAGGCGCGAGCCGGGCTCCGTACTGGATTTACGACGACCCGGAGGTCTTCCGCGTCGAGCAGGAGCGGATCTTCGGGCAGTCCTGGTGTTACGTGGGCCTCGCCGCGGAGGTCCCCGAACCGGGTAGCTTCCAGCGGAGCCACGTGGGCGATCGTTCCGTCATCCTGGTGCGCGACAAGGAGGGCAAGATCAACGTCCTCGAAAACCGGTGCGCCCACCGAGGAATGGAATTTTGCCGCGCGAGCGCGGGCAAGGCCACGCGCTTCCAGTGCCCCTACCATCAATGGACGTTCGACCTCCAGGGCAACCTCTGCGGCGTGCCGTTCAAGCGGGGAATCCACGGCGAAGGCGGAATGCCGGACGATTTCGACCTCGCGGACCACCCGCTGCGTAAGCTTCGGGTGACGAACCACAACGGCGCTGTCTTCGCGTCGTATGCCGAGGAGCCCGAGCCGTTCGAGCAATACCTCGCCGAGCCGATGCGCGCCTACTTCGATCGGGTGTTCGACGGTCGCCCCCTGCGGGTGCTCGGATACATGCGCCAGCGGATCCCCTGCAACTGGAAGCTCATCCTGGAGAACACGAAAGACCCTTACCACGCGACCCTACTGCATTCGTTTCTCGTCACGTTTGGTCTGTTCCGCGCGGATCAAAAATCCGAAGTTCGGCTCGACGCATCCGGGCGGCATGCGGCGCTCGTCTCGCGCCACGGCGCGCGGCAGCTCACGGTGGCCGCGAGCGAGATGGCCTCGTACAAGAGCGATTACACGCTGCAAGACCGCCGGCTGCTCGACATGCAAGCAGAGTTCCGCGACGGGGTCGGGGTCGTCATGATGACCCTCTTCCCGAACCTGATTCTCCACCAGCAGGGCAATTCGCTGGCGACGCGCCACATCGTCCCGCGTGGACCCGACAGCACCGAGCTCTCGTGGACGTTCTTCGGCTACGAGGACGACGACGAGGCGCTTTCGGCGCGGCGATTGCGTCAGGCGAACCTGTTCGGCCCTGCGGGGCTGGTCTCACTCGACGACGGCGAGGCGCTGAAGGCGACGCAGGAGGGGCTTCGTAATGGCCGGGACGCGTGTGCCGTCGTCGAAATGGGCGGGCGGGATCGGGAGGACGCGAACGTCATGGTGACGGAGGTCGCGCTCCGGGCGTTCTTCCACCATTACATGCACGTGATGGGCTTCACCAGGGCGGAGGACGAGCGATGAACCCGGAGAACCTGCGCGGATATACGCTGCGGGCGGCCGTGGAGGACGTCCTCTACGACTACGCCGCCGCCCTCGACGAGGGCGCGCTCGAACGATGGCCCTTCTTTTTCACGGAGGGGGCGCTCTACGAGGTCGTCTCCCGGGAGAACGAGGAGCGCGGATTGCCGCTCGCGCTTGTGCGTTGCGAGGGGCGCGGGATGATGATCGATCGAGCCACCGCGCTCAAAGAGGTCTTGTTTTATTCGCCGCGCACGTACCGGCATTTCATCAGCAACGTCCGGCCGATCTGGCGGAGCGAGGAGCGGATCGAGGCCGTCTCGAACTTCGTGCTGCTCCAGACGCTCGTGGAGCGTGAGACGACCGTGCTCGTCGCCGGGCAATACCGGGACACGCTCGTGG
Protein-coding sequences here:
- a CDS encoding aromatic-ring-hydroxylating dioxygenase subunit beta — its product is MNPENLRGYTLRAAVEDVLYDYAAALDEGALERWPFFFTEGALYEVVSRENEERGLPLALVRCEGRGMMIDRATALKEVLFYSPRTYRHFISNVRPIWRSEERIEAVSNFVLLQTLVERETTVLVAGQYRDTLVVADGKLLFSGKRCIYDTTMIPNTVVYPL
- a CDS encoding 1-aminocyclopropane-1-carboxylate deaminase/D-cysteine desulfhydrase gives rise to the protein MENPITGVPGRRMKLDRRTFSALALSTLAGCEERTPTPADAAAFAPASAAPASAAAPEPAPADDVPPLFRAHPGLAPHLPRLPLGLLPTPVARAAKLGEKAALAGLYVKRDDLAGAAYGGGKTRKLEFFLADARAKGAREIVTFGAFGSNQAVATALYGAAQGFAVTLLLAPQTPSAYVRTNLRAARRAGATIRVVTGGVAEAEALAKRAAKAAQGVAPYLVPPGGSSPLGNLAFVNAGFELAEQVGAGHCPLPDCVYLAMGTMGSAVGLALGLELSGLRTEVVAVRTSSPETSSEARFFAMARETVAFARSLDPTFPDVRLGRARVRFSTNHLGAGYGAPTRKGERAITLAAETEGMALEPTYTGKTLAALLDDATRLAGKVVLFWNSQNSRPLVTEGVKPEDFPPILRQIVADR
- a CDS encoding aromatic ring-hydroxylating dioxygenase subunit alpha, producing the protein MTKQPMRVWPAEGASRAPYWIYDDPEVFRVEQERIFGQSWCYVGLAAEVPEPGSFQRSHVGDRSVILVRDKEGKINVLENRCAHRGMEFCRASAGKATRFQCPYHQWTFDLQGNLCGVPFKRGIHGEGGMPDDFDLADHPLRKLRVTNHNGAVFASYAEEPEPFEQYLAEPMRAYFDRVFDGRPLRVLGYMRQRIPCNWKLILENTKDPYHATLLHSFLVTFGLFRADQKSEVRLDASGRHAALVSRHGARQLTVAASEMASYKSDYTLQDRRLLDMQAEFRDGVGVVMMTLFPNLILHQQGNSLATRHIVPRGPDSTELSWTFFGYEDDDEALSARRLRQANLFGPAGLVSLDDGEALKATQEGLRNGRDACAVVEMGGRDREDANVMVTEVALRAFFHHYMHVMGFTRAEDER